Proteins from one Anopheles nili chromosome 2, idAnoNiliSN_F5_01, whole genome shotgun sequence genomic window:
- the LOC128732265 gene encoding golgin subfamily A member 7 codes for MAANVRMSQPGTPATTQPNYMKVFIQRDYSEGTSVKFQNRFPPELESRIDRHTFESTMNKLNEYFAEAEKGACSTYCEGCLACITAYLIYICTETHYEKCLRKVSKYIAMQNERVYNPKGLQITDPVYRGLRVIEISILDRPGRT; via the exons ATGGCGGCGAATGTTCGAATGTCCCAGCCGGGCACACCGGCGACGACGCAGCCAAACTACATGAAGGTATTCATCCAGCGGGACTACAGTGAAGGCACTTCCGTGAAGTTTCAGAATCGGTTCCCTCCAGAACTGGAGAGTCGG ATCGATAGGCACACGTTCGAGAGCACCATGAACAAACTGAACGAATACTTCGCCGAGGCAGAGAAAGGCGCCTGCAGTACATATTGCGAAGGGTGTCTGGCCTGTATTACGGCGTACTTGATCTACATATGCACGGAAACACATTACGAGAAG TGTCTCCGGAAGGTGTCCAAGTACATTGCGATGCAGAACGAGCGGGTGTACAATCCAAAAGGACTGCAAATCACGGACCCTGTGTACCGCGGGCTGCGAGTAATAGAAATATCCATACTGGATCGCCCAGGGCGCACGTGA